A segment of the Pirellulales bacterium genome:
CGATGAATTCGGTGGCCAACGGCAAGATCACGGGCCGCACGCCGTTCAATAGGGTTTACGTTCCGGCCGGCGCGGCCGATAACGGCACCTCGTTCGGCGCGGCTTTCTACGTCTGGCACCGCATATTGGGCCGGCCCCGCTCGTTTGTGCAGGACCATGCTTACTGGGGTTCGTCGTTTGATCGCCAGGCGTGTGCCGCCGCGATTATGGCCGCCGGACTCCCTTTCGACACGTGCGACGACGCTGCACTGATCGACCGCACGACCGATTTATTGCTCGAAGGTCGTGTGGTGGGCTGGTTCCAGGGGCGCATGGAATTCGGCGCGCGGGCGTTGGGCAACCGCACGCTGTTGGCCGACCCGCGGCGGACCGATATGCGCGACATCATCAACTTGCGGATCAAGTTCCGCGAAAAGTTCCGGCCTTTCGCACCCAGCATTCTCGAAGAGCACGTACGTGACTGGTTCGAGATCGACGAACCCGCGCCGTACATGGAGAAGGTGTTCCCGATACGTCCCGAAAAACGGCCGATCATTCCGGCGGTGACGCATGTCGATGGCAGCGGCCGCTTGCAGACCGTGTCGAGGCGGACGAATCCACTGTATCACGCCCTGATTTCGCGCTTTCACGAGAAGACGGCTGTGCCGATCGTGCTCAACACGTCACTGAACGAAAACGAGCCGATCGTGCGCACGCCGGCCGAGGCCATCGACTGTTTCCTGCGGACCGACATGGACGCCTTGGTGTTGGGCAACTACGTGGTCGACCGACACGACCCACGTTTTCCCGAGAACCTGCGAGCGAGGTTGGCTGACCCCGCTTCCCCTGTCGAGTGCAGTCAGGCGAGCGAACTTGCGCAGCGCTGCCACCTGTAAACGACCACAGCCGCGCAGCCGCCGGCCAGCAGCAGGCCGACGCCCCAGACCCAGGTATCGCCGTACCACACGAGGTAGCCCGCCAGTTTGGCGAATTCCCCGAGGTACGTCCCGGCGCCTTGCCGCGACTGCCACCAGTTCCGCTCGTCGTAATCGTCGACCGGCGCCGCCACCAGATAGATGTCGTCGGCCCGGTCGGCGAGCACTTTGCGAAACACCCACCGCGCGCGACGGGTATGATAGTCGTGCGTCACGATCGCCACCGTCGAACCGGGCCGCCCAAGCAGGAGCTCGCGCAGCGCCAAGGCGTCGCTGTAAGTGCTTGCGCTGTTGGTGCCGAGCAAGACGACATCGTTGCGAGGAACGCCTCGCAACACCAGCACGTCGCGGATGATTTCATGGGCGGGCCGCTCGATGCCATCGTCGGTGTCGGGTGAGCCGATGACCCTGGGCACGAGTCCCTTCCGCGCCAGGCCGGCCTTGACCAGGGCCGCCGCCACAAAGGGCCGCGTTTCTTCTCCGCCCGGCAGCACCAGCACATAGTCGCACGGCCGCGGCGCCTCTCCGACGTTCAGCCACCGGGCCGCGCGCGGCAGTATCCATGCGCGTCCCAGCCAGGCGGCGGTCAACAACGCCAACACGGCGAGCGGCCAACGGGCACGCCGTATCGCGCGGCAACAAGTTGTAAGCCTCAGCCTCATTTTCCGCTAATCGCAGCTCTCAGATCCCGCTCGTACTTATCGGGGTCGAACTCGTTGACGGTTGGGGCGTCCTCGCCGTGCAGTGCGTCGTAGGCCAGGTCGAAGGCGGCGCCGGCCAGCGCGCGCACGCCCGCGCGGTTGCGCCACCAGTTGGTTTCGTCGTAGCGGTGATCCGGCAATCCGCGAAACGCCACACGCCGCGCCAGGGTGGGGTGCATGACCTTTGATACGACAAACCGCAGGTCGCGGCCCGCGAACCGCTCGCAAAGCACCAGTATGCGCGCGGTCGGATGTTCGACGAGCCAGGCTTCGAGCGCGTGAGCGATCTGCCAAGGCGTTTTGTCGTTTCCCGGCAGCGCCGTTACTTCGCCGGGCGAAACGCCGCGTCGGCCGAGCTCACGCAGGCACTGCTCCTTTCTGGAGGGCACGACGCCGGACCGCACCAGGCGTGTGGCGGGCGGGTCAACGAAAAGCACTCCTGGCGCGGCGCCCGCCTGGTGGAGATCAACGGCCCGATCAAAACGGTAGTCGCCGTCGAGCACGAGCACCCAAGCATCCGATGGCGCCGGACCGTCGACGATCATGGCGCGCGCCAGCGTGCGCAAGAGCGGCGCATGGGTCGTCAGGCCAAGGATCAGCAGCAGGGCAAGCCCGCCCACCCTGCGCCACCGTCGGGGCGCACGAGACGAATTGCCGGGGGATTGTAGTGCAGGTGTCGTCAGGAGCACGGGCATCGCTTGATTATACCCGAAGCCCCGAGTGATTCCTCCACCCGGCTCCTACAATCCCGACCCAACGGCCGAAACGGCCGCGCCGGCCGTATTGGTCGGCCCGCTCTGGGCCTGCGCCGCGTTGACGCC
Coding sequences within it:
- a CDS encoding YdcF family protein; this encodes MLALLTAAWLGRAWILPRAARWLNVGEAPRPCDYVLVLPGGEETRPFVAAALVKAGLARKGLVPRVIGSPDTDDGIERPAHEIIRDVLVLRGVPRNDVVLLGTNSASTYSDALALRELLLGRPGSTVAIVTHDYHTRRARWVFRKVLADRADDIYLVAAPVDDYDERNWWQSRQGAGTYLGEFAKLAGYLVWYGDTWVWGVGLLLAGGCAAVVVYRWQRCASSLA